Below is a window of Ornithodoros turicata isolate Travis chromosome 7, ASM3712646v1, whole genome shotgun sequence DNA.
TATGTCCACTCATTAAGGAAGAaaaggttgaaaaaaaaatgaaaaaaaacaGGACGTCCCAAAAACGGGGCGCAGGATTATCGTAAAGGAGAACATTGTGGTGCAGGCACAGGCGCAAAATAACGTCTACTACTACTGTTTGTCCTTTGTATTTGTAACTTCATCCTAGTCCTTGTTTAAATAAGTTATCCCaatagagtttttttttttttaactatcCCTATTACTTTTGTTAGAATCTGACTTATATCGCTTCGAGCGACCGtcgcagcatttttttttttcttgtcgttTTACTGCCGAACAGTCTTTCTGCCGGCGTGGCGGCAtagtggcggcatgttgctcgggtgGAAACATGCGTCCTTTGCCGAACTTCACAGAAAAATGTACCGGCTGTACCGGGATATCGTCTTTCAAATGAACATACCACACGATACGCGCTGCTTATGCATGCAGCACATTGAATCCCTCGTGATACCCTACATAGCGCGTGCATACTGCGCATTGGATGTTCCACGAAGTGGTCGCAGTTCAAAGTTGACCCGGGATCGACCTAGCAAGATGAATGTCCAATCTTCTCATTTCCCTACAGCAATCCCGGACCCATCAGGGAGGTCTTTCCTTCCTCCAGGACCGCAACTATTACCTCCATCCAACGAGGAAGACCTACCGGTTGCAGAGGTAGCAACATCACTGCCTAATCCACAGAGTGGAGGTACCGGATCGCGTCCGGGCAGTTCTAAGAAAAACAAAATGAGGGACGAAGTGGAAGGCGACAGCCGACGCCGTGTAGGAAGACTGAAGGTACGCACGAAACCGGCGCAATGTCAGAGGGACGCGACGCTGTTTGAACTGTCCGCAAGGGCAGCCCACGAGCACAAAAAGCACCATGGACATCGTCTGGGCCGCAAGAAAACCCACTCTGTTGAGACTATTGAGTCTGAAAGACTTGGAGCACATATTACGAGAGCGCAAGTTGACCGCCGCCCATCGGGGGTGAAATCACGGTCTCGGGACAGGATCAAGTAAGATATGGTTATACTTTGCCAGTTGTATTTTACTCGTGAATAGTTCTTTAAGAAGACATCACAACGAAGCTGAACCCGGTCCTGAACATTTGTTAAGGCGAAATCTGACGCTGCGGCTTTTCGTTGAAGTGAAGTTGAGGGAGCAAGACAATTACATTTCATAGATATGATACCATACAGTTTCTTTTGTCGTGTATAGGAATCTTGACTGTGAATCAGGTTTTCAAGAATACGAGTACATCAAGAGTCGGGagccagtttttttttgttttttttttgtttgttttttacgaGTACGCTAGTCCATagatagggagtgactttttcgggttaaacctgatttcgcccggttattcccccccgaactgagcTCCGACctattcgggttaaacccgatttctccccgaattccagtcactatgaaatcctcaagtgacgtttccactgaagacgaacaaaggtcgccacatgtaacacatgtaagaatgggtcacttactttcccagcaatacacccacgtgtgtcaacactgtctatgccttcggggttACCGCtcgaaggtcacgatcccgcaaaaaaaaaagaaaaaaaaggagagattaggaaaggacttagtAGACACGAGGAGAAACAGAAACACCCGAAgacacaattatcgcccgatttctccccgaattacagactTAAAAATagccgatttttaccccccgaatctgagaaaggcatttaacccgaaaacgtcactccctatcCATAGACAATCAATATAGAGAAGCACCCTTCCTCACGGTGTACTGCAGGGTGTGACTGGCCATAGACCTTAGACGGTTCCTGACGGGGGTGATGTATAACTTGGGTGTCGGAGCTAGAGATCAGGTCATGCAGGTCCCTCAGTTCCAGGTTACTTGAGCCAGAGGAGGAATCCCTCACCTCCACCAAGATGGTGAGATTGATGATCATCATCTTGGTGATTAAAAAACAAGATGTACTCTGATGAGATGTATTCGACGATGAGGACATGGACGCACTTGTTTCTCTCGTTGCCACAGGGAAGATATCCAAGTGTCACCAGCAGGAACGCTGGAAACTCTGCTCGCGGCACCAGTACCCATGCCCTCACTGACGGGACAAGATCGTGAAGGCGCACAGACTATCCCAACTGCTCCTCCGGTATGCAGCGTAGCCGAGGAAATGTATACAGGTTCCTTCCCCCAGCCACCCCCTTACGTGTTCCTTTCGTTTTCCATGTCCCAGCAGCAGCATAAGGCCAGTGTAAAGGGATCTCCAACTCGACCCAGACGCAGGTTGATTTTGCGAAGGCAGATGGGCGCCATTGACCTTGTAGCAGCGGAACCGGCTCGTTCGCGCGCAGGAACAGGCCAGAAAGCTAAGGACGGCGAATGCGAATCTCAGGAATCACTGCCTTCAGACGTCGGCGTGGATTTTTTGGTTCGTCAATTGTTGTCAACGTTTCGTTTGCCATATATCAGCTGCTTGTTTATGTAGGGTAGAGTGTAGTTCCACTACGCACTggaaaatatttatttcattttatttattttacgaTCAACCTCGCTCAAAGACAGCCCGAAAAACGTAAATGCTGAGAGTTAAGACAACGCGaatccacgaattttcgaaagaaaaCGCAAAACATTATAGTTTTGGATTCTACGAGAGTAGATGACGTCACCTGACGTCACGTGACGGCTCTGGTTTGTCTCCTAACAGTTCGCGCACCTTTCGGACTGCAGCTCTCTGTCCCGGTTTGAAGGCCTGCTAGCAGCTGTGGTGGTGCGATGGAAATCGACCATCGAGAAGCAATGTTGACAGGCTCGTGGCACACTGACCATCCACTGACGTCACACTTCTCAAAAttagaaattaatttttttataCTTCAGCGTCCCACAGAGAAATACTTTGGGAGCATACGTGCGAGAAACGCAATAATGGCATAAATGTAGTAGGATTCTGAATACACAACATTTAGTCTGATAGGACATAGTCGGATATAGTCAGACAGAGGACATCGTCGGATAGGACATAAATCTTGATATCGCAGTGAGATCAAAACGAAACATGCAAGGCCTacgtcaaaagaaaaaaaaaaagaaaacaagctcTGGTCCTGATCTCTGCACGTCGTGAATAGCAAGAAAATAGCGAGGAAAAGTTGTAAGAATTGCTGCAGCATTGTAGGGCagtcctaactttttttttttcggcggtCCAAGTTGACAGATCTACGTGAAAGGCGGAATGATGAGACATTTAAAGCAGCTCGCAACCCTGTGTCATCAGtcaagctgcccccccccccccccccatgagaAGTCAACACGCAAAACATTTTTCCCTGTGGGGTGTACTGTCAATGCACAATCGAAACTACAAAAACATTCAAAGGAGAGCTGCGCAGACTCCCCGTGCCTTCactgtttctttcttccctGCTCACGTGCCGCTTGAGCCATGCCGGTGTACGTCACGGGTCACGTGCCAGTGGATCACCCTACGTCACGATGCAGGACACgcccagagccgtttattaggagagtttggccattgggaggagcctgtcccAAAGCACGTCATTTGAAGTCACACTATGGGCGGCGCCAGGGCCAGTGCCATGGCGTCATTTTGGATCAGAGCTACCGCCTTGAAATATACCATTCCGTtattttggagcagaggcaCAACATTGAAATCACCCCAACGCGGCTCGCTTTTCATACCggtcaagtgggcggagcgatgacggctctgacgtcacagctgcTACCCATCTCCATGCGGCAAAAggtcaaagaatggccaaactcccctcataaacggctctgaacACGCccagccaaaaagaaaaaagttggGCGTCaactcagtgctcctttaagttcTTTCATAAGTGTTTCATAAGTTACATGCCCTATACGGCCACACTATCAGCGACGTCTAGTGCGTCTGCCTCGCTTAATTAGTCGATAGACAGCTTTTGTGCGTGTTCTGtagcataaaaaaaaacagctgtttttctatttccttttcttcttctttgcagCTAGGAACGTTATATCCTCCCAGCATAGTCAAATCTGTCACGTCACTGCGTGCGCCCCCTACCATTCCTACACCATTCGCCTCGGTGTGTGCGCCACGGACGAAGAAACCGAAAAAGCCATTCTGCATAATAATTGCTTCCGACAAATCGATACCGCAAGTGCACAAATCCCCTGAGAAAAGACCAACGTCTCCTACCATAATAAGGATTATAGACGGTACCAGAGCGGGTAAAGCGTccaaggaagctgtcaaatcggATGAAAAACTGGTAGCCCCTCGACAGGGAGCTATAAGCAGGGAAAGTAGTTCGAAGCGGCTGAAGTCACCGATAAAATTTTCCAAGGCACAGGAGAAGCTTCACGTTCCTTCGTCAGTCCGTGATATAGCTGCTGCAGAGCCGCCCGGTGTGCCTACGAAATCGGAGAAAGGGGAAGCCGAAGGTCGCGAACGCGTCCGTGAAGAAGGGTCATTACAGCAAATTTCGAGGGAGCCGAAGAGAAAACCGGTGACTTCTGCACCAGCTGCCGAAGCTGCCAGTCGTGACAGTGCCAAGAAGCCTATAATGCCATCTGAAGTTCCTCAGCCACACAAGCCACATATTCCGTCACTTGGTCAAATTCGTAAATCCTTGACTGAAGGCGAAGTTCCGTATCAGAAAGCCCCAGAGCTTCGAGAGAAAGGGCCCATTTGTCCAGTTGTCATTGAAAGTCCCCACACTATTAAAAAAGGCCCAGAACATACTAAGTCACTACGCGAGAAGAAATCAACTTTCCCGACGTCACAAGAGAGCCGCGATGCCACCAGAGAAGGTATGACACGACCTCAACTGCCAAAGCTCCCCGAACCTCGCACGATTCCTACATCAATGGCAGAGGCTAGTGAGGTGACCGCAAGCGAGGTACCAACACTGAGCTCGCGAAAACCATCTGCTGAGCAACGAGCTGAGGGGCCACCCCCTAGAAAGTCATCGTTAACCATCAGGAGTAGAGTAGAGTCCACAGTCGATCGAAGAACTGAAGACGTGACATCTGTTACCGGCCACAAGCCGTCCACCACACTAGAGGAAGAAGAGAGGTCAGTGGAACCCAGTGCTCCAGCAGCGCCGGTGCACAAGACACTGAAAAAGCGCAGAGACTACGAGACGCTTAGTCCGCTGTCTCCTGGTGAGGTGCACGCTGGAGCACCTGGTGAAACTCAGCTGGATCGTCGGGTTCCAGAAGAGGAACGCaagcctcctcctcctcctgcagTACTGAAGTGAGTCCTGACATCGCAGTCATATAATAAGTGTGAAAACAACGGCAAGTTGGTGGGATATACCACGTACTCGAACAACAGAGCACACAAAACGTAAACGGACGGCAGCACCAGCTCGTTGTATGTTCCGTGTGCTCTTTTATTCAGCTATGGTCTCACGCGAGAATATCTTTATTTCTGTTTCCCACTGAACCGTCCAACAGGTCCGAGGGACGACGACGACTGTCACGGCAGCTAGCCAAAGAACAGTTGCCCGTGGTTCCCGCTCCCGTCCCCGTGACAGCGCCCCAAGCGCCCCAATCGCGACAGAAAGACCGCAAGGCGATAAAGGAATCGCCAACAGAGGTTCAGGAAACGCACGGCGGAGCGTTACCGCTAACGGCACAGGAGTCATCGGCACTGCGCAGGCACATGGGCAGCATTGATTTGACAACTCGCACGTCATCCGTGTCCCGATCAGGATACAGAGGGTCAAGAAGGCCTACCCTTTCACCTGTCCTGGACCAAGACGACAGCCGCCATGCAGATCGCAAGCCCCCGTTTGCGATACCTTCGGACGGTGGCGTTGGATTCCTGGTACGCAAAGTGCAGTTTCCTAAAGTATAATGCTCACGGATGAGTGAATTTGCATCGCCTTTCAGTTTGAGAGGCCATCTTCCCGAACCATGCTGCCGCCGATTGCACCTGCCGCTCGCCGTTTTCAGCCGACGCGAACAATATCTTTGCCCAACCTCTGCGATGAAGACCTGATGATATCGCCTGAATTCCTGCGCAGTCGACAAGTGCTAAAGACCGACGACTCGGTAATCAGAATtatgaagcaaaaaaaaatctgagtgACTTCCAGAGCGAAGAACTGAGGGAAGCGCGCCACTTTTGACCGTTTGCGGTACACCGGAATAATGCCAAGCTTGGGTAACGTTATGCGCATCAGAACAGTGACACAGCCGGTCCAGGGGCGCTCTTCCATTCGTTGCTTGCTCTGGTTACGCTACAGTCTACGCTGCTCCACTACATTGCAAACGGGAGTATCTGGATGTCAGGATATCACAATGCATTACAGTCAGGCTTGCATCATTTACATCTCTCTGGCTTGTAGATATACCAGCCGTTCATTCTGCGCAAGGAGTACGTGATCCGCACAAAGCTGCGAGTCATGTTCCGGCTCCTTCGACCAGAACCGCCTCGTCTGTTCCGTTCCTACAGCGAGGGCAATGTGACAGACGTCACCTTCCTGACGAAGTATGGAGAGCACTTCGAGTTGGCCCACGAGGGTGAAGGCGATGTATGTACCACTAGGTGTCTCCTCAAGAAAGGGTACCGCGGGTCGTGCTCAATAGATATCCGACTGGTGCcaagtgtacactcttaaaaaatgaacttcgccacatagcacgctcctagccaaccatcatcccgaatgacaacgttctcgcccctgatttgttgaaaacgggaggaggagccaattttgtgctcattatgcacggcacaaaataggctcctcctcccgttttcaacaaatcaggggcgagaacgttgtcattcgggatgatggttggctaggagcgtgctatgtggtgaagttcatttctaagagtgtagggtatagATGAGGAAGCAGCTATGAGAGGCTGACCAAATTCTGCTccagcttttcttctttgtGGGTTTTCCGCgggcgctttcagacatactGTTCTAGGCAGATTGTGACACACATTCTCCgcaactagggttgccaccttttcctACGGCAAATACAAATACCCAAACCGAGTTTGaggggggggtgggggaggcAGCGGCGATTGTCGCCTGCTGGCGATAAAATACAATCCCCTCAACTCGCGTGAAGCTCTCCAACGCAATAGTGACCAATAGTTGGCCAAATACAAATgcttatataataataataaaaaaatagctTTAACCAAAATCAGCTTTAGTTTATGGGGTCAGGCGGAAGACCGGTataagtcgatggtagccagggcACGCCGAAAGGCGAGACAATGAGGAAGCCACCTGATTGGCCGGATTGAATGCAAAACGTCGCATTTTTATTGGTCCTATCGATTTAATTTCTATGGTGCCCAGTCCCAGTGCTGTATGAATTGTATGGGGAGCTGCTACTGTTGGACCCTGCCACGCCTCATTCCATTGTTTCGCCGTGTCTTGGATGGCTTACAGGACATTGTGGTACGGACATCTCGGTACATGTACCTATATCGACGTCCGTGTACCAAAAGGTCCTGTACCGAAACGTCTGCATACCGTCTTGGCTTGGACGAAGTGGGTTGTGAGGGACCGTATCAAATCCTTGAGACTTGAATGCTGAGCGCTGGGTACGGAGGGTTGTAATAGATGAGAGGTTCCCCACAGTATTTTAGTTGTTGTTCAATCTTTGGCGACAATGACGCAAACGAAAAACTCTCTCGTAAGTTTTTTTACACTGAATTTGCGAATTTCCGTACATTTGATGTCCGGATTATACCTTCACCCGGACACCGAACGCGAGCCTTTTGCAATTTCCAAACTGTTCGGGTCAAATTCGGACAGGTGGCAGAGCAATCTTGTGCGTGGCACGTGGTATTGTCTTTGTGGTTGAAGCAAGCCGTGATGTAAGCCTTGGAAgcaattctctctctctcgaatgTGTAGGAATCGGAATGGAGGGTGGAAGAAGGTTGCAACTTCTTCTCCATATGCCAGCTCCATGTTAAGTGCTGCAAGAAGAGACCTCAAGCAGGAGATCAACCTCCCAAGGAAACAATAACGTGACCTAGTACAAGATGGTCTGCGATCATACATGTTGCGCTACTCCTTGCATAGTAAATCGCAACAAGGCTTACGTCTGTCTACGTATGCGTCTGTCGTAAGCTACGAGAACTGGTTGTTCAATTCATTGCATGGATGACAAATCTAAATAAAATAAGTATGTTGTACATATTTTAAACCAAACTGACCTGTTTTGTGTGCAAATGGTGAATGGTGCAGCAAATGACATATGCTAAATACCAATTGAAATTTTGCACGTCGAGTTTGGCGCATGCTCCTAAAGGACACTGCAAGGGTCGTGTGCTGCTAAATACATTGCGAGGTAAGTTTGTTCTCTTTACATGTATATAGGGATGTCTATCGTGAACCTAGTCCATGAAGACGCAATCAATGAAGAGCTGCAATCAATCCACTCTGTAGCCATAGAACATGTGCAGTGCTTTGTAACTGCATGGCCCCCTACAGTGGAGGTTAGAAAGCAATGTGTATCCTTCCTAGCAAACAAACTGTATAGGAGTGCCTACAGGGGTGCCAACAGGGGTGTCGGGAGCCGCAACACCGTGCGGGGCTTGAGTTGGGCGGAGCGTATGGCTGACTAGATAACGAGGAGGAGCTGGCTTCAGGTCGCAAGACCCGAAGATGATAGTACTTGCATCCGCAGTACCGTAGCATCTGTAGCAATCTATGTAATCTACTCGCCATGCATAGCGTATAAAGCATGCCGCGGGTCAGAGGAGGCGCACTGCTCTTTAATGCGTGCGTTGCAATGCCTGTGGGTAGTGGCCAAGAAGTAACAGTGGAGATCGGTGGCGGACGTATGTCCTGTAGCCGCAAACCAGGATAATCCAGTGAAGTCGTAGACTGACCAGCTGAGATCGTCACCTCCAAAGCTGATTCAGGGACTAGAGACAGACAGACCGTGGGGTTCAGTTGCCCCCATCTCGGTACGCCCACGATTCGAGGATAcatattgtcacggatgaaaacagatGAGACGGCGAATACTTTATTCAGCTGCTTAGCTGGCTAGTACAAGAGCGGTAGCTCTTGGACAGAACTAAACTAAAGGAATAATGCTCCGACTGGGAActcacaagcttttatgcacagcggcgaacattgtagaaagcgcgcgtcCGTGGAGAGAAGAAAATACAGAAGCCTCTCCAAGGTCGTCGGCCCGTCCTTGAGATTCATGTGAGCGAAGGAGCACATGCTTCCAGAAGGATCGCTTGCCaatcagcgcggcgtgtcgTGGATTTCAGCCCATCGTTCGACgcctcgttgcctgttgttgctgttccgtctggtcgcttcaaagatgatacgtggcaatatCAGCAACCTGGCGATCGATCACCGGCGTACCTAGACCTCTCGTTCTCCTCCTTCCATCGCGGAAGGAGAACAAGAGGAGAGTTTTGATGCCATGGTGTGAGATATCGCCTCTCACACCATGGCATCAAAACTACCCAGACCTCACCACTGCGACCAACGTCTTCCTGCGCATGGTGGCTCCTCAAGAAGTCCTCCTCCCCCAATCTGGTTCGcaactcctcctcctcctccatcggtcCTCGAAAATATTCTGCATGTCCATCGACGGAGGACATCGGGAGGAAACGGCTAGCGTCTACAGGTTCACACCAGCATTCATGGGAGCGCCATCCTTAGCCTCCTATCTCGATACCAACCGCCTATATAGCGGTGCAGTCCACCTCAGCTCTACCCACCACAAGCGAGCGTCACAGCTCCTCTAGAGCGTCTCTAGAGGGGGACACCGTAGCAGAAGGTCACAggcgatgatgacgacgatgataaCGACGACAGCTCCGCCAGCACTTCATCGCGACCTCACACAGCGTGAGCTCGCTTTTACAAGAACATTACGCCATGGCCTATGGCCCTTTTTGTCTGGCAAAGGCAATAAAACCTAGCACCAGACTCAGTCTCTTCGACTGCCTTAAATCTATTCTCACCTAACGCAACCATACCACATAAGCTTTCATGCAAACCTAACATCATTTTACACACAGTGCCAAACAAGGTACAGTCTTGATGTTATTTGCTCCGCATTATTTCGTACACACCAGATACTGTATACATCTAGCCTAGCAACACTGTGTTCTGTAAAGCATGCTCCCTCTTATGAACCAAGTTGTTATGCAAAGCCAACTTACAGAATGGCACGACCGACTAAGATATCGAAACCCAACATTGTATGTCAACATCCATTTTAAATCCCCAATACTTGCACAGAGAGACTCTTTCTGCACAAAAAAATATGAGGCTTGATGTTTTTGATTTATACCTGTTTTGGCTCTACCTACTAAGTGCAGCTAGGAGCAGTTTGTGTGCAGAAGAGATACGACCATAAAATGGGAGCAGAACGTGAAGCAATGTCTACGTCGACAACAAGTTTCCCCTTAATCTGAGCCCAACCAATAAGGTCAGAGCTGTCACAAATGAGGAAAGGGGGAGGATTGATGGATACATCATCCCTGAATAATATACCATATACCATTATTATTATACCATACCGTTATACCATACCACTATACCATACCATTATATCGGGCTTCCTGTAGGTGCTGAGAAACCACATATTGCAATTTTTGGCGACGCACCGTCGTGCGCAAATGTTTTTGGACAAAATTTAATGTTATACCAAGACTTCAGAAACAAGCACTACAGATAAAGACCTTCCGGCATACCCTCCTTCTTACGGTAAAGCACATTCTCTTTCGATTTCTTGAAGTCGTCGTTTGTGACTTTCATGCGACGCTCACGTAAAGCCATGAGCCCTGCTTCTGTGCAGATTGCCTGTAAGAGAGGAAgcaatatatataaaaaaagggtGTAGTATTGCGATTGCTCTACCTGCTCATCGTGCAAATAAAAACACTTCCAAATATACTGGTAGCAGGTGTTCATGAGTCTCTTTCCTTTTATGCAGAATCCTCATTAATTAGAAATTACTATACATGTCCTACCAATTTAGAGAGGTACATAGGAATATATACAGGAATGATAGAAAAGGTCATAAGATAGACAACATGGCAGTCCACAGACCGAGGAGGATCCATGCAGAGGAACACCGTATCCTCCACAGGTTCAATGCCTAGGCAAGGCATTCATGTCCTCCTTACCTTGATGTCTGCACCCGAGAGGTCATCCTTAGCCATGACAAGATCGTCACAACAGACGTCTAGAGCGAGGGTCATACGAGCAGTGTGGATCTGAAAGATGCGCCTCTTGGTGCGCTCATCTGGGAGGGGGAACTCGATCTTGCGGTCGATGCGCCCGGGTCGGATCAGCGCCGGATCCAGTGTTTCTATCCGGTTCGTTGCCATGACGACCTGAAACATTCACGGCAAACATATGTAGCGAACTTTTCTACCTCCATTTTGAGACACTCGTCTAGTGAGAACCAACTCGGGTTGTCTAGTGTTGTTCATTATcggagcctgaagttttcgggaaatatttttttctaaattcaagGGGTAATAAAACTCGGGCAAATAAgcatgtgctctaaatttgtGCAAATTCTGGTAGAAAAACTTCCATTATGCTAGGGTCGAGGAGAAGTCGGGCTCAGCTACTCAagctgtactggtttggtacaaacgatgATGTAAACTGAATTTGCTGTCAAACAAGTTAGTTtgttcctacagacgtctcagtgaggacaatttgccgggtaaaaatcgggtttcaccctaaagaggcaaccttcaattcgggatgcaaattcggggaagaaccAGGTAAAACGCAAAGAATTTCACGCCCTATTCATTATGTTACATGCAAAGCTT
It encodes the following:
- the LOC135400009 gene encoding mediator of DNA damage checkpoint protein 1-like isoform X2, producing MYRLYRDIVFQMNIPHDTRCLCMQHIESLVIPYIARAYCALDVPRSGRSSKLTRDRPSKMNVQSSHFPTAIPDPSGRSFLPPGPQLLPPSNEEDLPVAEVATSLPNPQSGGTGSRPGSSKKNKMRDEVEGDSRRRVGRLKVRTKPAQCQRDATLFELSARAAHEHKKHHGHRLGRKKTHSVETIESERLGAHITRAQVDRRPSGVKSRSRDRIKEDIQVSPAGTLETLLAAPVPMPSLTGQDREGAQTIPTAPPQHKASVKGSPTRPRRRLILRRQMGAIDLVAAEPARSRAGTGQKAKDGECESQESLPSDVGVDFLLGTLYPPSIVKSVTSLRAPPTIPTPFASVCAPRTKKPKKPFCIIIASDKSIPQVHKSPEKRPTSPTIIRIIDGTRAGKASKEAVKSDEKLVAPRQGAISRESSSKRLKSPIKFSKAQEKLHVPSSVRDIAAAEPPGVPTKSEKGEAEGRERVREEGSLQQISREPKRKPVTSAPAAEAASRDSAKKPIMPSEVPQPHKPHIPSLGQIRKSLTEGEVPYQKAPELREKGPICPVVIESPHTIKKGPEHTKSLREKKSTFPTSQESRDATREGMTRPQLPKLPEPRTIPTSMAEASEVTASEVPTLSSRKPSAEQRAEGPPPRKSSLTIRSRVESTVDRRTEDVTSVTGHKPSTTLEEEERSVEPSAPAAPVHKTLKKRRDYETLSPLSPGEVHAGAPGETQLDRRVPEEERKPPPPPAVLKSEGRRRLSRQLAKEQLPVVPAPVPVTAPQAPQSRQKDRKAIKESPTEVQETHGGALPLTAQESSALRRHMGSIDLTTRTSSVSRSGYRGSRRPTLSPVLDQDDSRHADRKPPFAIPSDGGVGFLFERPSSRTMLPPIAPAARRFQPTRTISLPNLCDEDLMISPEFLRSRQVLKTDDSIYQPFILRKEYVIRTKLRVMFRLLRPEPPRLFRSYSEGNVTDVTFLTKYGEHFELAHEGEGDESEWRVEEGCNFFSICQLHVKCCKKRPQAGDQPPKETIT
- the LOC135400009 gene encoding titin-like isoform X1 translates to MYRLYRDIVFQMNIPHDTRCLCMQHIESLVIPYIARAYCALDVPRSGRSSKLTRDRPSKMNVQSSHFPTAIPDPSGRSFLPPGPQLLPPSNEEDLPVAEVATSLPNPQSGGTGSRPGSSKKNKMRDEVEGDSRRRVGRLKVRTKPAQCQRDATLFELSARAAHEHKKHHGHRLGRKKTHSVETIESERLGAHITRAQVDRRPSGVKSRSRDRIKEDIQVSPAGTLETLLAAPVPMPSLTGQDREGAQTIPTAPPQQHKASVKGSPTRPRRRLILRRQMGAIDLVAAEPARSRAGTGQKAKDGECESQESLPSDVGVDFLLGTLYPPSIVKSVTSLRAPPTIPTPFASVCAPRTKKPKKPFCIIIASDKSIPQVHKSPEKRPTSPTIIRIIDGTRAGKASKEAVKSDEKLVAPRQGAISRESSSKRLKSPIKFSKAQEKLHVPSSVRDIAAAEPPGVPTKSEKGEAEGRERVREEGSLQQISREPKRKPVTSAPAAEAASRDSAKKPIMPSEVPQPHKPHIPSLGQIRKSLTEGEVPYQKAPELREKGPICPVVIESPHTIKKGPEHTKSLREKKSTFPTSQESRDATREGMTRPQLPKLPEPRTIPTSMAEASEVTASEVPTLSSRKPSAEQRAEGPPPRKSSLTIRSRVESTVDRRTEDVTSVTGHKPSTTLEEEERSVEPSAPAAPVHKTLKKRRDYETLSPLSPGEVHAGAPGETQLDRRVPEEERKPPPPPAVLKSEGRRRLSRQLAKEQLPVVPAPVPVTAPQAPQSRQKDRKAIKESPTEVQETHGGALPLTAQESSALRRHMGSIDLTTRTSSVSRSGYRGSRRPTLSPVLDQDDSRHADRKPPFAIPSDGGVGFLFERPSSRTMLPPIAPAARRFQPTRTISLPNLCDEDLMISPEFLRSRQVLKTDDSIYQPFILRKEYVIRTKLRVMFRLLRPEPPRLFRSYSEGNVTDVTFLTKYGEHFELAHEGEGDESEWRVEEGCNFFSICQLHVKCCKKRPQAGDQPPKETIT